A part of Haloarchaeobius sp. HME9146 genomic DNA contains:
- a CDS encoding TMEM165/GDT1 family protein, with the protein MEYLEIVAIAFVAQLAVLPGEKVQFIIAGLSTRYHPAVVVSAAGTAFAGWTALEIAFGNAVKQALPPVVLSVISGLLFCLFAVLLYRSMPAAGGDATTGDGPDQPDGVETDGGFPTPGGDGSLELFGREVPQYFGGWLPIFGMMAAGEFGDKTQLVTIGLAIEYGATSAIWAGEMLAIIPVSIANALLFYRFSHAFDARLAHAFSAGLFAFFGIDTLQSIVTGFSVWETLVGLVAGQLTAVADAVVSLL; encoded by the coding sequence ATGGAGTACCTCGAAATCGTCGCTATCGCGTTCGTCGCACAGCTCGCCGTCCTGCCCGGGGAGAAGGTGCAGTTCATCATCGCCGGGCTCTCGACGCGCTATCACCCCGCCGTCGTCGTCTCGGCCGCCGGGACCGCGTTCGCTGGCTGGACCGCCCTCGAGATCGCGTTCGGGAACGCGGTGAAGCAGGCGCTCCCGCCGGTCGTGTTGAGTGTCATCAGCGGCCTGCTCTTCTGCCTCTTCGCCGTCCTGCTCTACCGGTCCATGCCTGCGGCGGGCGGGGACGCGACCACGGGCGACGGGCCGGACCAACCCGACGGCGTCGAAACCGACGGCGGGTTCCCGACGCCTGGCGGTGACGGGTCCCTGGAGCTCTTCGGTCGTGAGGTCCCGCAGTACTTCGGCGGCTGGCTCCCCATCTTCGGGATGATGGCCGCCGGTGAGTTCGGAGACAAGACCCAGCTCGTCACCATCGGACTGGCCATCGAGTACGGGGCCACGTCGGCCATCTGGGCCGGTGAGATGCTCGCCATCATCCCGGTCAGCATCGCGAACGCCCTGCTGTTCTACCGGTTCTCGCACGCCTTCGACGCCCGTCTCGCCCACGCCTTCTCGGCCGGGCTGTTCGCGTTCTTCGGCATCGACACGCTCCAGAGCATCGTGACCGGGTTCTCCGTCTGGGAGACGCTGGTCGGGCTGGTCGCGGGCCAGCTCACCGCGGTCGCTGACGCGGTCGTGTCGCTGCTGTGA